From the genome of Desulfovibrio gilichinskyi, one region includes:
- a CDS encoding Lrp/AsnC family transcriptional regulator: MSKKKIDETDRRILTILQNSGRISNADIARKVGMAPSAVLERVRKLESKGILVGYEAIVSPQSVGRSLTAFIYVNASEGVGATDTGAELAKIPGVLEVHYCAGRDSYLIKVRCEDTDGLAIMLGSIGSIETVRDTNSTIVLNTIKESRAIPLGEDIDEDF; this comes from the coding sequence ATGAGTAAGAAAAAAATCGACGAAACTGACAGAAGAATTCTGACAATACTTCAGAATAGCGGAAGAATTTCGAATGCCGATATCGCAAGAAAGGTCGGAATGGCTCCTTCTGCTGTACTTGAGCGGGTGCGTAAGCTGGAAAGCAAGGGCATACTTGTCGGATATGAAGCTATTGTATCCCCTCAGTCTGTAGGACGATCCCTGACAGCATTTATTTACGTTAATGCGAGTGAAGGTGTCGGAGCTACAGATACAGGTGCTGAACTAGCTAAGATTCCCGGGGTATTGGAAGTGCATTATTGTGCAGGACGGGACAGCTATTTAATTAAGGTCAGGTGCGAAGATACTGACGGCTTGGCAATTATGCTCGGCAGTATCGGAAGTATTGAGACCGTGAGGGATACGAATTCCACCATCGTTTTAAATACGATTAAGGAATCCAGAGCTATTCCCCTTGGCGAAGACATCGATGAAGATTTTTAG
- a CDS encoding DMT family transporter: MPFADSKYVPMVALVTAVFLWASSFIVLKIALAVYDPMVVIFGRMMLASLCIIFFLPSLRKQKFQKGDFKLLVFMAFCEPCMYFIFESHAMLYTSASEAGMIVATLPLLMAVSSRFILGEKLSQQTVLGFLLAVTGGIWLSIYSSTTDASPNPVLGNFLEFLAMCCAVGYMTILKKMTARYSAVFITAFQATMGALFYLPLLALPTTVLPTEFHPAAAFSIIYLGIGITLGAYGLYNYGMSRLPASQTTAYVNLIPVFTLIMGCTILDEKLNTIQIFAAGLVMFGVILSQDHRSRKKPKLAVNPIP; this comes from the coding sequence ATGCCCTTTGCTGATTCAAAATATGTACCTATGGTCGCCCTTGTTACCGCGGTTTTCCTGTGGGCCAGTTCATTTATTGTTCTCAAAATTGCCTTGGCTGTCTACGACCCCATGGTTGTTATTTTCGGAAGAATGATGCTGGCATCACTGTGCATTATTTTTTTTCTTCCATCCTTGCGAAAACAAAAATTTCAAAAGGGAGACTTTAAACTGCTGGTCTTCATGGCTTTTTGTGAACCGTGCATGTACTTTATATTTGAAAGCCATGCTATGCTGTACACTTCTGCGTCAGAAGCCGGAATGATCGTGGCAACCTTGCCACTACTTATGGCTGTGTCATCAAGATTTATTTTGGGAGAAAAACTGAGTCAGCAAACTGTCCTCGGATTTTTATTGGCTGTAACCGGGGGAATCTGGCTTTCAATCTACAGCAGCACAACAGACGCATCACCGAATCCTGTTCTAGGAAATTTTCTTGAATTTTTAGCAATGTGCTGCGCAGTTGGCTATATGACCATTTTAAAGAAAATGACCGCCCGCTATTCAGCAGTTTTTATCACCGCTTTTCAAGCAACCATGGGAGCATTGTTCTATCTCCCGTTGCTGGCCCTGCCGACAACGGTGTTGCCGACAGAATTTCACCCGGCAGCGGCGTTTTCAATTATCTATCTGGGAATAGGTATCACTTTAGGCGCATACGGCTTGTACAACTATGGAATGAGTCGCCTGCCGGCCAGTCAGACCACTGCATATGTTAACCTAATTCCTGTTTTTACTTTGATCATGGGCTGTACGATACTGGATGAAAAATTAAACACTATCCAAATCTTTGCCGCAGGTCTTGTGATGTTCGGCGTAATACTCAGCCAGGATCATCGCAGCCGTAAAAAACCTAAATTAGCAGTTAACCCTATTCCTTAA
- the mqnC gene encoding cyclic dehypoxanthinyl futalosine synthase, which produces MTSITQSPAEVLEIGAKVSAGERINFDEAMILLEKADIFDLACLAHQVRMSKHPDMNVTYVVDRNINYSNICACGCKFCAFYVAPGQDGGFVISREELGQKIQETVDLGGTQILMQGGHNPDLPLTFYEDMLRFIKDNYPVHIHAFSPPEIVYFSELERIPVKDVLRRLIDAGLASIPGGGAEILVDEVRSKIAPNKCSTKEWLNVMETAHNMGIRTTATMMFGHAEQPSDRLKHLFALREVQDRTGGFTAFIPWTFQPDNTNIPNARRLTSVEYLRMLAVSRIVLDNFDNIQVSWVTMGPKIAQLALFYGGNDFGSTMIEENVVKAAGVSFSLSENEIANLIKKAGFAPKQRLMDYTLTEKHNG; this is translated from the coding sequence ATGACAAGTATTACTCAAAGTCCGGCAGAAGTTCTAGAAATAGGCGCAAAAGTTTCCGCCGGAGAACGCATTAATTTTGATGAAGCAATGATTCTGCTGGAAAAAGCTGATATATTTGATCTGGCCTGTTTAGCACATCAGGTCAGAATGTCTAAACACCCGGATATGAACGTTACCTACGTAGTTGATAGAAATATAAACTACTCAAATATTTGCGCATGCGGCTGTAAGTTTTGTGCATTTTATGTAGCTCCGGGCCAAGACGGCGGTTTCGTCATCAGCAGGGAAGAGCTAGGACAGAAAATTCAGGAAACTGTAGATCTGGGCGGAACGCAAATTCTTATGCAAGGCGGTCATAACCCTGATTTGCCGCTCACTTTCTACGAAGATATGCTCCGTTTTATCAAAGATAATTATCCGGTTCACATACATGCATTTTCACCACCGGAAATTGTGTATTTCAGCGAGTTGGAAAGAATTCCTGTTAAAGATGTGCTGAGAAGGCTTATTGACGCGGGGCTTGCCTCCATTCCCGGCGGAGGAGCTGAAATACTTGTAGATGAAGTAAGAAGCAAGATTGCACCGAACAAGTGCTCTACCAAGGAATGGCTTAACGTTATGGAAACAGCCCATAACATGGGAATAAGAACAACTGCGACCATGATGTTCGGACATGCGGAACAACCTTCCGACAGGCTGAAACATCTTTTTGCCCTTCGCGAAGTTCAAGATCGAACAGGCGGATTCACCGCCTTTATTCCATGGACATTTCAGCCGGACAACACCAACATTCCGAATGCCCGCAGGCTGACAAGCGTTGAATATCTGCGCATGTTGGCTGTATCACGAATCGTACTCGATAACTTTGACAACATACAGGTTTCATGGGTTACAATGGGGCCTAAAATTGCCCAGCTCGCACTCTTTTATGGCGGCAATGATTTCGGTTCAACAATGATTGAAGAAAATGTCGTTAAAGCGGCCGGTGTAAGTTTCAGTTTATCTGAAAATGAAATAGCAAATCTGATTAAAAAAGCAGGATTCGCTCCGAAGCAAAGACTTATGGATTATACCCTTACAGAGAAACACAATGGTTAA
- the yjgA gene encoding ribosome biogenesis factor YjgA: MSNYEEEYYDEEEEEYSGPSRSHKKREMTKLQKLAEKLMELGPESLKKSGLPRYFIDEVLEAKAITAHEAKRRQTQYLGKLMREIETQPVIDFLNDVEFGNSEDNMRFNMLEKWRKRLIEGDMTMLDELMELHPNAERQRIAQLARNAKKEIDSGKPPKSSRALFKALREVVESAS, encoded by the coding sequence ATGTCTAACTACGAAGAAGAATACTACGACGAAGAAGAAGAGGAATATTCAGGACCTAGTCGCTCCCATAAAAAGCGGGAAATGACTAAGTTACAGAAATTAGCTGAAAAATTAATGGAATTAGGCCCTGAATCTCTTAAGAAATCAGGACTTCCACGATATTTCATAGACGAAGTTTTGGAAGCTAAGGCTATTACTGCTCATGAAGCAAAAAGACGTCAAACTCAGTACCTCGGCAAATTAATGCGTGAAATTGAAACTCAGCCCGTAATCGATTTTCTAAATGACGTCGAATTCGGTAACAGTGAAGACAACATGCGATTCAATATGCTTGAGAAGTGGAGAAAAAGACTTATCGAAGGCGATATGACCATGCTTGATGAGCTTATGGAACTTCATCCGAATGCAGAAAGACAAAGAATCGCGCAACTCGCCAGAAATGCTAAAAAGGAAATAGATTCAGGAAAACCTCCTAAATCTTCCAGAGCTCTGTTCAAGGCTTTACGCGAAGTAGTTGAATCAGCCTCTTGA
- a CDS encoding selenium metabolism-associated LysR family transcriptional regulator, with the protein MDLRRLEAFCKVYECKSFSKAGRELFLSQPTISAHISTLEEELDVQLFDRLGRSILPTQAGDVLYRNAKNIYDLIGKAHSEINLLRDKVVGDLDIGGSTIPSHYLLPGILYEYCKKYPDVRVHMSVGDTSEILRKIRCGELIVGIVGAASDAPNIDFVPIMRDELVIVAPPVLVKNYEGIVDIQQLAELPWVMREEGSGTRKALEAGLSEIGTSIRDLNVTVWVESTQAVVQCVKAGLGISVTSRLAAQPLIDSGELVHISGLPLNLERSFYLAHLSGREFFPAVRYFIEHIKNSAFDF; encoded by the coding sequence ATGGACTTACGAAGACTTGAAGCTTTTTGTAAGGTATACGAATGTAAAAGTTTTTCTAAGGCAGGAAGAGAATTATTCCTCTCACAGCCTACGATTAGTGCACATATTTCGACTCTTGAAGAAGAACTGGATGTACAGCTTTTTGACAGATTGGGAAGGTCTATTTTGCCGACTCAGGCTGGAGATGTGCTATATCGAAATGCTAAAAATATTTATGACCTGATTGGAAAAGCACATTCTGAAATTAATTTGCTTCGTGATAAAGTTGTGGGTGATTTAGATATCGGGGGAAGTACAATACCTTCTCACTATCTTTTACCCGGGATTTTATATGAATATTGCAAAAAATATCCTGATGTACGAGTTCATATGTCAGTCGGCGACACTTCAGAAATTTTACGCAAGATTCGCTGCGGTGAACTGATTGTCGGAATTGTCGGTGCGGCAAGTGATGCTCCGAACATTGATTTTGTTCCCATTATGCGAGATGAGCTGGTAATTGTCGCTCCGCCTGTGCTGGTAAAGAACTATGAAGGGATTGTTGATATTCAGCAGCTCGCTGAATTACCTTGGGTAATGCGTGAAGAAGGGTCCGGTACTCGTAAAGCTCTTGAAGCGGGCTTGTCAGAGATTGGAACCAGTATTCGTGATCTCAATGTCACTGTCTGGGTTGAATCGACTCAGGCCGTAGTTCAGTGCGTTAAGGCAGGGCTTGGCATCAGTGTTACATCTCGTCTTGCAGCTCAGCCTTTGATAGATTCTGGCGAGCTTGTTCATATTAGCGGATTACCTTTGAACTTAGAGCGCAGTTTTTATCTTGCGCACCTTAGCGGTCGAGAGTTTTTCCCTGCCGTTCGCTATTTTATCGAACATATTAAAAACAGTGCTTTTGATTTTTAA
- a CDS encoding DMT family transporter gives MSSSRIVYLKLIGSVVFWGGTWIAGKILAGDMSPYSAAFLRFLFATFFMFLLICRSTGKPPKCQKEDILPLMLMAVTGVFLYNIMFFTGLQTISAGRASLIIAAVPTVIAIGSAVIFKEKFTLSKAAGFLLALVGVTTVIGNGNPITLLTQGVSFGDLCILGCVLSWTAYSLAGKPVMKKVSPFNAVFWSCLFGTVMLAVPAFSNNLIAEVQKITLLDFGCVIFLAFLGTTLGFSWYCDAIGKIGPSKAGIFINLVPITAILLGVILLGESVGLPLIIGGILTIGGVWLTNRS, from the coding sequence ATGTCATCATCGCGTATTGTTTATCTTAAGCTGATCGGGTCTGTAGTCTTTTGGGGCGGAACTTGGATTGCCGGAAAAATTTTAGCAGGTGACATGTCACCTTATTCAGCAGCATTTCTCCGCTTTTTATTCGCGACATTTTTTATGTTTCTACTCATATGCAGATCAACGGGAAAACCTCCGAAGTGTCAAAAAGAAGATATCTTACCTTTAATGCTTATGGCTGTGACCGGAGTTTTTCTTTATAATATTATGTTCTTCACGGGGCTTCAAACCATTTCAGCAGGTAGAGCTTCTTTGATAATTGCTGCTGTACCGACAGTAATTGCCATCGGCTCTGCCGTTATATTTAAAGAAAAGTTCACTTTATCAAAAGCGGCTGGTTTTCTGCTTGCTCTTGTCGGCGTGACGACTGTTATTGGAAATGGAAATCCCATAACTCTGCTGACTCAAGGAGTCAGTTTCGGCGACCTCTGTATTCTAGGCTGCGTGTTAAGCTGGACAGCCTATTCTCTGGCCGGAAAGCCGGTAATGAAAAAAGTTTCACCTTTTAACGCTGTATTCTGGTCCTGCTTATTCGGCACAGTGATGCTGGCTGTTCCGGCCTTTTCCAACAACCTGATCGCCGAAGTACAAAAAATAACCTTACTTGACTTCGGCTGCGTTATATTCCTCGCTTTTCTTGGAACAACTTTGGGTTTCAGCTGGTATTGTGACGCTATCGGGAAAATAGGTCCGTCAAAAGCCGGCATATTTATTAATCTTGTTCCCATAACAGCCATACTTCTAGGAGTGATTCTTCTTGGTGAATCTGTAGGATTGCCGCTTATTATCGGCGGAATTCTCACAATTGGCGGAGTCTGGCTCACTAACAGAAGCTGA
- the mqnE gene encoding aminofutalosine synthase MqnE, with translation MISKKYFENVGLGSILEKVLDGERLSIEDGHILYNCADINALGALASIARRKLHGNKAFYVLNRHINYTNICINGCKFCAYARKRGEEGSFHLSKNEILEKLRNAPVSPREIHVVGGCHPDIPLSFFEETFIEVKKEFPKATLKCFTVVEIANFANIEKTTTLEILKRLQAVGVEMLTGGGAEIFASETRNKICPKKIDAETWLKIHGEAHSLGFSTNCTMLYGHVESIADRLDHLDRLRKQQDISGGYNCFIPLPFLTENSKLKIDNPLTGLDELRTIAISRLMLDNIPHIKAYWVMLTVKQAQAALHYGADDFDGTVVEEIIGHMAGASSDQAISRKDLEEMIIGCGFVPVERDAAFNEIS, from the coding sequence ATGATTTCAAAAAAATATTTCGAAAACGTAGGGCTTGGTTCCATTCTGGAAAAAGTCTTGGACGGGGAAAGACTCTCTATTGAAGACGGTCACATCCTATATAACTGCGCCGACATCAATGCACTGGGCGCTCTGGCATCAATAGCAAGGCGCAAGCTGCACGGAAACAAAGCTTTCTATGTCTTGAACCGCCATATCAACTATACCAATATTTGTATTAACGGTTGTAAATTTTGTGCCTATGCACGCAAACGCGGTGAGGAAGGATCATTTCATTTATCAAAGAATGAAATTTTAGAGAAATTGCGTAATGCCCCCGTTTCGCCGCGTGAAATTCATGTGGTCGGCGGATGTCATCCAGATATTCCTCTTTCTTTTTTTGAAGAAACCTTCATAGAGGTTAAAAAAGAATTTCCCAAGGCAACTCTGAAATGCTTTACGGTTGTTGAAATTGCAAACTTCGCAAACATTGAAAAAACTACGACTCTTGAAATTCTGAAAAGGTTACAAGCGGTCGGAGTTGAAATGCTGACAGGCGGCGGAGCAGAAATATTCGCTTCTGAAACGCGCAACAAAATATGTCCTAAAAAAATCGATGCCGAAACATGGCTTAAGATACACGGCGAAGCCCATTCACTAGGGTTCTCCACAAACTGCACAATGCTTTACGGGCATGTCGAATCAATTGCAGATCGCCTTGATCATCTGGACAGGTTACGCAAACAGCAGGATATTTCCGGCGGTTATAACTGTTTCATCCCTCTTCCGTTTCTAACTGAAAACAGCAAACTTAAAATAGATAACCCGCTGACGGGGTTGGACGAATTAAGAACCATAGCCATAAGCAGACTTATGCTGGACAACATTCCACACATAAAAGCCTATTGGGTAATGCTCACTGTTAAACAGGCTCAGGCTGCTCTTCACTACGGAGCAGATGACTTTGACGGAACAGTTGTGGAAGAAATAATCGGGCATATGGCAGGAGCATCATCTGATCAGGCTATCAGCAGAAAAGATCTGGAAGAGATGATTATCGGTTGCGGATTTGTTCCGGTTGAACGCGATGCTGCTTTTAATGAAATTTCCTGA
- a CDS encoding 1,4-dihydroxy-6-naphthoate synthase, giving the protein MSKILKLGFSPCPNDTFIFHALASGAINIEPYKLSITLADVEELNSLARTGQMDICKVSAHAAAHIMNDYILLRAGGAMGRGVGPLLLTREPCTIEALNGKRVAIPGIHTTANLLFSLMCREAGIHVETVEMVFDEIMPAIASGKVEAGVVIHEGRFTFSGMGLTKLADLGKWWEDYSGLPIPLGSIAIKRSLGSEVASLINSAIRRSLTLSQVDPSQSWSYIKNHAQEMDENVINEHINTFVTDYSMDVGKEGEDAVSRLLREAAQMDSLNLPDGPFFIKE; this is encoded by the coding sequence ATGAGCAAAATACTGAAATTGGGCTTTTCACCATGCCCCAACGATACCTTTATATTCCACGCTCTCGCAAGCGGAGCGATCAATATTGAACCATACAAACTAAGCATTACTCTTGCTGATGTTGAAGAACTGAATTCTCTGGCCCGCACCGGGCAGATGGATATCTGCAAAGTTTCAGCTCATGCGGCCGCGCATATTATGAATGATTATATTCTTCTGCGTGCCGGAGGAGCTATGGGCAGAGGAGTAGGGCCTCTTTTACTGACTCGGGAACCTTGCACTATAGAAGCCCTGAATGGCAAGCGTGTAGCTATACCGGGCATCCATACAACTGCAAATTTATTGTTCAGTCTCATGTGCCGTGAAGCCGGAATACATGTTGAAACGGTTGAAATGGTCTTCGACGAAATTATGCCAGCGATTGCTTCAGGCAAAGTGGAAGCCGGGGTGGTTATTCATGAAGGGCGTTTCACTTTTAGCGGGATGGGACTTACAAAGCTTGCCGACCTTGGAAAGTGGTGGGAGGATTATTCAGGTCTGCCTATCCCGCTCGGCTCTATCGCTATAAAAAGGTCACTTGGAAGCGAAGTCGCTTCATTGATAAACTCCGCAATACGTAGAAGTCTGACTCTTTCACAGGTCGACCCCAGTCAATCATGGTCCTACATAAAGAATCATGCGCAGGAGATGGACGAGAATGTTATCAACGAGCATATAAACACTTTTGTTACCGACTACAGCATGGACGTAGGTAAAGAAGGTGAGGACGCTGTTTCCAGGCTGCTGCGCGAAGCAGCTCAAATGGATTCACTCAATCTTCCGGATGGTCCATTCTTTATTAAGGAATAG
- a CDS encoding menaquinone biosynthesis protein, producing MVNEIKVGRISYLNVLPIYYPLESKLIENNFKFFYGPPAQLNKLMAEGLLHISSTSSIEYLRHAEQYKLIPDIAIGSCGPVQSVLLISRKPIEELKGCKILVSAQTHTSAALLKILLTEYIPIYPEYETGNAAELIESGERPEAILTIGDEALNLRHHKDYPYKLDLGEAWRQWTGLPFIFGVWVVRKDVADSPAVKDAVRTLIKGKEWGQANIGRMSELTAEKSVLALPEVNSYYEGLVYNLKEMETEGLKVFAEYLKKTGQISKVPDLNFIEI from the coding sequence ATGGTTAATGAAATTAAAGTAGGCAGAATATCATATTTAAATGTTCTCCCGATATATTATCCACTGGAATCAAAACTCATAGAAAATAATTTTAAATTTTTCTATGGCCCTCCAGCTCAACTTAATAAATTAATGGCTGAAGGATTGCTCCATATTTCATCAACATCTTCAATCGAATATCTGCGCCACGCAGAGCAGTATAAACTGATACCTGACATAGCTATCGGCAGCTGTGGGCCAGTTCAGTCGGTGTTATTGATCAGCCGCAAGCCCATTGAAGAGCTGAAAGGATGTAAAATTCTTGTCAGTGCACAGACACATACTTCAGCTGCCTTACTGAAGATTTTGCTGACAGAATATATTCCTATTTATCCAGAATATGAAACAGGCAACGCAGCAGAACTGATTGAATCAGGCGAAAGACCCGAAGCTATTCTGACCATAGGTGATGAAGCTTTGAACCTGCGGCATCACAAAGATTATCCATATAAATTGGATCTGGGTGAAGCGTGGAGACAATGGACAGGACTCCCCTTTATCTTTGGAGTATGGGTAGTACGTAAAGACGTGGCGGACAGTCCTGCCGTTAAAGACGCTGTACGTACTTTGATAAAAGGCAAGGAATGGGGACAGGCTAATATTGGACGCATGTCAGAGCTTACTGCTGAAAAAAGCGTTCTCGCACTGCCTGAAGTAAATTCTTATTATGAAGGGTTAGTCTACAACCTGAAGGAAATGGAAACTGAAGGACTTAAAGTTTTCGCAGAGTATTTAAAAAAGACAGGGCAGATATCGAAAGTTCCTGATCTTAATTTCATTGAAATATAA
- a CDS encoding C-GCAxxG-C-C family protein, translated as MHGQRARYYFENGYMCAESVLLAICEARKIENSNVPAIATAFCSGTARTKGNCGALAGGILAISLIHGRTAPDQSVDLCYKLTQLLTAHFKNKFNSDNCFKLTDCDLSIPDGSNKFKNEGIKQKVCLDLVEEVTDYTLNILNENTKN; from the coding sequence ATGCACGGACAAAGAGCACGATATTATTTTGAAAACGGCTACATGTGCGCAGAAAGCGTTCTGCTTGCAATCTGCGAGGCAAGAAAAATTGAGAATTCTAATGTTCCGGCTATTGCCACAGCGTTCTGTTCCGGGACAGCAAGAACTAAAGGAAATTGCGGAGCTTTAGCAGGAGGAATTCTGGCTATAAGTTTGATTCACGGACGGACAGCCCCTGACCAGTCAGTAGATCTGTGCTATAAGCTTACACAGTTACTCACGGCCCATTTTAAAAACAAATTCAACAGTGACAACTGTTTTAAACTTACCGATTGCGACTTATCGATACCTGACGGAAGTAACAAATTTAAAAACGAAGGTATTAAGCAAAAAGTATGTTTAGATCTCGTTGAAGAAGTTACTGACTACACCTTAAACATCCTTAATGAGAACACCAAAAACTAA